In Candidatus Margulisiibacteriota bacterium, one genomic interval encodes:
- a CDS encoding zinc ribbon domain-containing protein gives MAKYEYKCRHCHCRFSKSVKIEERNQPQMCPSCGKTDSEKVLSNIAFNKTNFQDSADCESCVEDSGQAGCHGDGCACCSN, from the coding sequence ATGGCAAAATACGAATATAAATGCCGGCACTGTCATTGCAGATTTTCCAAATCTGTAAAAATTGAAGAACGTAACCAGCCGCAAATGTGCCCGTCCTGCGGCAAAACCGATTCCGAAAAAGTTTTATCCAATATAGCTTTTAATAAAACAAATTTTCAGGATTCAGCTGACTGTGAATCTTGCGTAGAAGATTCAGGTCAGGCTGGCTGTCATGGTGACGGCTGTGCCTGCTGTTCAAATTAG